A region of the Ferroacidibacillus organovorans genome:
ACGGTGCACATTGGTCTTTTACTCACGCCGCAGGCGATCAGCATGATTCTGTTTTCACCTGTCGGAGGCTTTCTTGCGGATCGAATTGGCACGAGTTGGCCTGCGGCCATCGGACTGTTTTTTGGCACACTCGGATTGATACTCATGGCGTTTTTGGATGCGACCTCGTCTTACACGGACATTGTGGTGGCCTTGTCTGTGTTTGGACTGGGGATGGGGCTCTTCACGTCCCCCAATAATGTGTCTGTCCTTGAGAGTGTGCCGATTGAAAAGTCGGGACTAACCGGGAGTCTGATCGCGACGGTCAGAAACTTCGGCCGCGTTGCGGGTGTGTCAGTCACCGTATTGTTTCTGCAATTATCAGGGAATGATTTGCAATCAAGCGATGGCTTTGCACACGCGTCTTCCTTTGCATTTCGAATGGGGGTGATCATTGGGATCATAGGCACGGTGTTGACGGTGACACGGTTTCTGGTGCATGCAAAGAAATGGAGTGTCGCGCATGAACCAAGTCGCTGAATGAATCGCGGTAACATGTCGCTATCTGCTGTTGCGGGCGGATTGCAGTACTCTTAAAGCACATCATTCCATCCTGGAGGGATTGACATGGCAAAGTTGGCATTTTGGATTACTGCAGGACCAGAACTTGAGGCAAAGGCGCTCTCTGGCATCGTATTGGCCAGTCGTTTGAAGAAGAATCGCGGGCAGGATGTGGAGGTTTATTTCTTTGGACCGGGTGTCGAACTGGTCGGCAAGCCGAGCCCAAAAGTGGCAGAGGCGCTCGCGATGCTCCGTGATGCAGAAGTGCACGGTGGGTATTGCCCATTTAATGCAGAGCAATTTGGCGTTGAGGAGGCAGTGTCTGGCGCGGGTTTACACGGTGAGGCGGCCGGAGAAGCGCTCATTCGATTGGTGGAAGATGGGTATCAGGTTGTCGGCTATTAAATGATGAGAAACGATGACACACGGAGGCCGACATGAAATTTAAATTCAGGATTTACTCGGATTACATCTGACCATTTTGCTACATCGGCAACGGGATTGTCGAGGCGTTAAAAAAGGAATTTGAGATTGAAGACGAATGGGTCAGCTACGAGATTCATCCAGAGACGCCAAAAGAAGGTGTGCGTCTTGAGGAGCGATTTTCGGTTGCGTCTTTGGAGCAAATGCAGCGAAGGCTCAGAGAGTCGGGGAGAGCGTTTGAACTCTCTTTTGGGAACTTGGAACTTTTGTCAAACTCAAGGTTGGCGCTTATGGCCAGTGAGTATGCGCGTGATCAAGGTGTGTTCCATGATTTCCACCGGCGAATCTTTGACGCGTATTTTCGCGCGTGTGAAGATATCGGGAACATGGAGGTTTTGCTCCACATCGCTGATCAGTGTGGTCTGATGCAAAATGAGCTGCAAGCTGCACTGTTGGACCTGCGATATATGCCGAGACTTGAGCAGGCCCTACGTGAAGGCGAACAATATGGTGTGACCGGAACACCGACGTTCATCATCAATGACACGTATAAGGTGGTGGGGGCGCAACCTTTTGAGGTATTTCGCAACGCTCTCCATAAAATTTCGGAAGGGCATGTGGAGTGAAAGTTGTGACAAATGAATGTGTCGCGACGCACCGAGGCGGGTGTGTCGCGACATTTTTTGGGGTTGCACGGTAAATAAACATGTATTAATATAAATGTATGTTTATATAATCGGATCGATCAAAAAAGATGAATCGCGAAGGTGAACAATAAGGTGAAGGATGTCTTTAAAGCACTTGCAGATCCCAATCGTTTAAAAATCGTCGAATGCTTATCTTCGATGTGTCAGAGCGTAAACGATATCGCAGAGCAGGCAGGACTTTCCCAACCGCTCACGTCACATCATTTAAAGACATTGCGCAGCGTGGGAATCGTACGCCTTGAGGGAACTTATGCGACGACGCGATTTTATTGTTTAACAGATGAAACGATTCTCGAAGTGATTCGACTGTGTAGGCAGTTTCTTTTAAATCGTGAAAAAGCATGATTAACAGGAGGGGCAGATGTTGATGGATCACAGTTTGTTAAATGAGCAGCAAACCCACTGGGAACAATCCTTTGCGAAAAATAGCGAGATGTTCGGAGAACAACCGAGTCTGGCTGCTCTGCGAGCAACCGAAATTCTCAAGGCTCGCGGTGGGAAGGATATCTTGGAACTCGGTGCAGGACAAGGGCGGGACACTTTACATTTTGCCCGAAATGGAGTTCATGTTCACGTTTTGGAGTACACTCGTGAAGGGGTCGAACATATCGAGAAAAAAGCGGAAGAATACGGTTTGAATGATATGATTACAGTGACTCAGCATGACGTGAGGGAACCATTCCCACTTCCCGAGAATTCTCTAGATGGTTGTTATTCACACATGCTGTATTGCATGGCACTTACCTCGGAGGAATTGGTGAAGTTGAATCATCATGTTCACAATGTCATTCGTCCTGGAGCTTATAACCTATACACAGTCAGGCATAAAGGGGACGTCCATTATGGGAAAGGTATTCACCGAGGTGAAGATCTGTACGAAATGGGTGGATTTATCGTTCATTTTTTTGATCGCGTCAAGGTGGAAAATTTGACGGATGGATATCGCTTGGTAGATGTTCATGAGTTCGAGGAGGGCGGTCTCCCCCGACGCTTGTATCAAGTTACACTCGAAAAATTGGCGTAGATGATTCATTTTGTTTGGCTTGAATTTGTTCATAGGAGGCCATCATGAGTAGAATCAAGGAAGTGCAGCAAAACGTTGAAGAGTATTACTCGCAGATTGACTGGGAGCCAGTGATTGAACGTACATGGGTGGAATCGTATCTCAATGTGCTGCATTTCAATAAACGTACGGATGAACAGATTGATGCTTGGGAAGACATTCATGCACTGATCTCTTACATCGATCGCACGACTTATTCGAGTGTCTCTGATCTCTTATGGTGGGACTATAGCGTTGCGCTTGAGTGGATTAATGATCACATTTGGATGCCAGATCGTTTTGATTTGACGCTTGAAAATGCTAGGCGAATGCTGGGTCGCTGGCTAGATTTTTATAGTTACCTCTTTAAAGCGTGGGATTCTAAGATCGATCTAAGCCCAATTGAGTACGCGTATTTTAAGATTTGTAGCGGAAGTAAGCTCAAATTGGTGAAAAAAATCCCTTATACGGGAGATGAGTTCTGGTTAGGAACAACAAGAGTAGGCAGTGATTTGATTGTCGATTTCACGATGGCAGAGTTTTGGTTGATCTTGGCATACCACAAGTTGGGTGAATCCTGGGACAAGCTTGAAGAAGAATTGAAGGGTGTGCCGAGCGTGCGAGAAAAACGAAAACGGCTGAGTCTTTTATGGGAGAAGCTTGAACTTGCGGGGTATCGTCAAAATCCGATTGATCTTGTGCGGGGACATGTGAAATTCGGGGATCTGGAGGATGCGGAGAAATGGTTTTATTGGAAGAGAATCCCACAACAGTAACCAAGGGTAGGTTTTCGGATGACAATTTTATGTGTGGAAATTGACGAGAGCGTGGATGTGTATGTAAAATAGACCGTGATGTTAGCACTCTCTTGTGTTGAGTGCTAACGCGTGGCGCAACTGCCATCGCATATTCAAGTGTTATGTTTATCCAAGTGCTGTGGTTATTAATGAAAGGAGCCATGATCATGCAAAAGACAGAATTTAAAGCAGAGTCGAAGCGGCTGCTCGAAATGATGATTCACTCGATTTATTCCAATCGTGAGATTTTCCTCAGGGAATTGATTTCAAATGCGAGTGACGCGATCGACAAGATTTACTATAAAGCGCTGACGGACAGCAACCTCACCTTTGAGAAGGGAAATTACTACATAAAAATCGGGGTGGATAAACCAACTCGCACGCTGTCCATTTTGGACACGGGCATTGGCATGACGCGGGAAGAACTGGAGAACAACCTGGGTGTGATCGCGCAGAGTGGCTCACTTTCTTTTAAACGCGAAAATGAAGCGAAAGACGGGCACGATATCATTGGGCAGTTCGGCGTAGGTTTTTATTCTGCGTTTATGGTTGCGGATGAAGTCACAGTGATTACCCGTGCGCTTGGAAGTGACACGGCCTATGTCTGGAAGTCTTCTGGTGCAGATGGATACACGATTGAGCCGGGGCAAAAAGACGCCGTCGGCACAGAGATTCTTTTAAAGATCAAAGAGCGTACAGAAGATGATAACTTCGACGAGTATCTTGATGAGTACCGTTTGCGCTCGATCATTAAAAAATACTCTGATTTCATCCGCTACCCAATCAAAATGGACGTGACGAGACAGAGGCCCAAAGAGGGTAGCGAAGGTGAATTCGAAGATTACACGGAAGAACAAACGATCAACAGCATGGTGCCCATTTGGAGAAAGAACAAAAATGAGCTTACCAATGAGGATTATGAAGCGTTCTACATGGAGAAACACTACGGCTTTGACAAGCCGATAAAGCATATGCACATTCGCGTCGACGGCGCTGTGAGCTATAACGCCATTTTGTATCTGCCGGAGACGACCCCTTTTGACTTTTACACAAAGGAATATGAAAAGGGCCTGGAGCTTTATTCAAACGGTGTGCTTATCATGAGCAAGTGTCCCGATTTGTTGCCGGATTATTATCGTTTCGTCAAGGGAATGGTTGACTCAGAGGATCTGTCGCTCAACATTTCGCGGGAGATTCTGCAGCAAGATCGGCAACTCCAGTTGATCGCCAAAAACATCAAGAATAAAATTACGAGTCAACTGCAGAACATGTTAAACGATGAGAGAGAGAAGTATGAGGTGTTTTACAAGGCGTTTGGCACACAGTTGAAGTATGGCGTATACAGTGACTATGGAAGCAACAAAGACACGCTCCAGGATCTTTTGCTGTTTTACTCCTTAAAAGAAAAGAAAATGATTACGCTGGATGAATACGTCTCGAGCATGCCGGAAGGGCAGAAGTACATTTATTATGCGACAGGCGAAACGTATGAGAGAATCGAGAAATTGCCGCAGACGGAGCTTGTGGTGGACAAAGGGTACGATATTCTTTGCTTTATTGAAGAAATAGACGAATTTGCAATCAAAATGTTGATGAACTATAAGGAAAAAGAGTTCAAGTCGGTCGCGAGCGGCGATTTGGGAATCGAAGCGGACGAGGACAAGGAACAGACGGAACAAGAGGCGCAAGAGAATAAGGCGCTGTTTGACGAGATGAAAAAAATTCTTGGCGACAAGGTCAAAGAGGTCCGTATCTCCAAGCGGCTCAAAAACCATCCGGTTTGTCTCACGGCGGACGGTGATTTGACGATTGAAATGGAAAAAGTGCTGAATGCGATGCCGAACAGCCAACAAGTGAAAGCGGAAAAGGTGCTGGAAATCAACAGCAACCACAGTGTGTTTCAATCACTGCGCGCGGCGCTTGAACAGGATCAGGAGAAATTGAGTCTTTATACCAACCTGCTCTATCATCAAGCGTTGCTCATTGAGGGACTGCCCATTCAGGATCCAGTGGACTTTACAAATGACATTTGCAAGATCATGGTATGAGCTAATTTCATAGAATCGCGCTAATCTATCGTCCTTGGGTGAAAATCCAGGGACGATGGTTTTAAAAAAGCGGGAATCATCACTTGGAAAAAGGAGGAGTGGGGGCTGTTCATCGCGAACGTCTATCATACGTATGCGAGGTTGCCGGCACTTAAGGATGAGTTGCAAAGGGCGGGATTGTAGCAGAGGGCAGTTTGTAGATGGAATGCTTAGCGCTGCGTGTCGCGAGAGTCAAATGATTGGTCATGCCTGAAGGAGTGATTTTATTGAAATCTTTTAGCGATGTAAAGCCATTTATTCTGCACGCTGACGAGATGGTGCAGCGCTTTTCCGTTCAGTATTTTGACGAGGCGAAGTATTGGGGAGAGGATCTCTTGCCGCTGATCTTACAAGCCGTAAACACGGCTTTGGCGGATGCGAGAAGATTGCTTCTTGCCATCTCACGGAACTTTCTCCAGTCGGAGATGACTCTAAAAGAGATGATGTCTATGATTGATCATTACCCCAAAGAGCAGTATTTAATTAAAAGATCCATGCTAAACGCACCGGCGCCGCTTTTAGGTCGGTTTGAGCAGAATAGCGACTTGGCATGGTCTCCATCAGAGTACAAGATGTTGGAGCAGCGCGTTCATCTCGCCGAATTGGACACAGACCGATTGTTTAAGCGGTTGCTCGAGTATAGCGAGGAAGGCAGAGGTCGTTATGCGAACGAATTTGATTATGATTTTGGGCTCTATCTCTCGCGCGAATTGGCAAATCGACCGGATTTGTCAAAGAGAGTGATTCGTCAGTACTTGGAAGTTGATTATCCCGAAGATTATGACGGATATGACGATATCTATGCATGTGAACTCGCAGGTCTTTTGCGTATGGAAGAATATATTCCACAATTGATAAAGTATCTTCATTCTGATGCGGATCTGCTTCTTGAAAAGGCCGCTGTCGCGCTCACGCGAATTGGAACGCTAGATGTGATCCGGGCGATTCAGCGTGAGTTTCAAAGTGCGGATTGGAGTTTTCGTCTCTTTGCGGGTGGAGTTTTGGGAACGATTAAGCATCCTGTGGCGGAGCAAACAATGCTTCAGCTCATACAGTCAGAGAGCGATGATTCAATTCGAACGATTTTGGCGGCAAACCTATGCAATATCCTTTCTGTGGAAGGAATCCCCATCATAAAACAGGTCATCGCGGATGGTTATGATGAAATGATGTTAGACTTGCGGGAGCCGCTCTACTGTAGCACAGTCATAAACGGTATCGTCTTGCCTGAAGGGGAGGCGTGGCATCGTGAACTGCTGGAAAACGAGCGAGCATTTCGAGAGCGAGTAGCCGCTGAATCTGTTCTAAGCATGAGCGGTACAAAATCAAAACCTATGATTAAAGTGAAAGTCGGCCGCAACGAACCATGCCCCTGTGGAAGTGGGAAAAAATATAAAAAATGCTGTGGTTTTGGAGCGTGAGTTCAAAGTGATAAGGAGGTGCAGCAGTTATAAACAGCTCTAAAATGGCGCATCAAGTGAGTAATTTTGTCCGAGAGGTTCGCAAGCAACATGTGGGCAAGGGGCCAGAGCATATCACCACGCGATTTTTAGATGCCTGGGCGATTTGTGAGCTCAAGGGCAATCTCACAACCGTTGAGCGGTTTGCCGTCAATACGGAGGAAGGCAGGAGAATGGTTCGCGAACTGCGGACGACATACATCAAAAAGGTGTACGAGGATGCGGCGACACGCTCGGAAATCGAACGGATTGTCGGGGCTAAGCTCGTCACGCTATTGAGTGACTTTGATGTGGAATTGGATCTCGCGGTCACTGTTTTCGTCTTTGATCGCCCGCTTTTGGTTGTCGGATCTGATGAAGTTTGATATTCTCATAGGTAGATAGCTTATGGATTGGCAAAAAGTACACGAGGTGCTTTGAACTACTCCGCAAAAGCAAATGTCTCATCGCAGTTCGGCGAGGGATCTTTGAATTTGGGGGGTATTTTTATTTCTTTCATAACTGATTTGATAAGGGGACGTCAAGGGATGGGCGATGTTCAATTCAATCTTGATGGAGAACTGCGGCAAGCTCAAGAAGGTATGCGGATTCTTGATTACCTGATCGATCAAGGCATTGAGCACCCGCATATCTGCTACTCTGAGGTGCTGGGACCGATTCAGAGTTGCGATACGTGTATGTGCGAAGTGGACGGACAAACGGTACGGGCTTGTGCGACGGTTTTAAAGAATGGCATGACGGTGCGCCTTGCCTCCGCGCAAGCAAAAGAGGCGCAGCGCGATGCGATGGATCGCATCTTGGAAAATCACTTGTTGTACTGTACGGTTTGCGATAACAACAACGGAAATTGCCGCGTCCACAACACGGCAGAAATGCTGGACGTGAGTCACCAAACTCGCCCATTCCGCTCCAAAGGGTACGACGTGGATATGTCGAATCCATTTTATCGCTATGATCCGGATCAGTGCATTCTCTGTGGCCGTTGTGTGGAGGCATGCCAGGATCTGCAGGTCAATGAGACACTCAGCATCTCGTGGGAAGACGACATGCCGCGCGTGTTGTGGGACGGCGGAAAACCGATCAATGATTCATCATGCGTGTCCTGTGGCCACTGTGTCACGGTGTGTCCCTGCAATGCGCTGATGGAAAAGTCCATGCTTGGTGAAGCAGGATACATGACAGGGATGTCAGATGACCTGTTAAAACCGATGATCCAACTGGTTAAAGAGGTAGAGCCTGATTATAAGACCATTTTTGCGGTGTCCGAAGTTGAGGCGGCCATGCGCGAAACGCGGACGAAAAAGACGAAAACCGTTTGTACATTTTGTGGTGTCGGCTGCAGTTTTGAAGTATGGACGAAGGGGCGCGAAATCCTCAAGATTGAGCCAGTGGAACAGGCGCCTGTCAACAGCATTTCAACATGCATCAAGGGCAAGTTTGGCTGGGATTTTGTGAACTCAAGGCAGCGTCTCACTTCACCCTTGATTCGCAAGGGGGATGAGTTTGTCGAGGCGTCCTGGGACGAGGCGCTTGACTTGGTCGCTGCGAAGATGGGACAGATCAGGGATACACATGGATCGAATGCGCTTGGCTTTATCTCATCATCCAAAATGACGAATGAAGAGAATTACCTGATGCAGAAGTTAGCGCGACAGGTGTTTGGCACAAACAATGTGGATAACTGCTCGCGCTACTGTCAGTCGCCTGCCTCTTGGGGGCTTCAGCAGACGGGCGGAATTGGCGGCGATTCAGGCACGATCCAGGATATTGCAGACGCGGGATTGGTCATTCTGGTGGGCTGTTCTCCAGCAGAGGGCCATCCAGTGCTGGCAACGCGCATCAAGCGCGCTCACAAATTGCATGGACAAAAACTTGTCACGTTCGATCTTCGGAAACACGAGATGGCGGAGCGCTCAGATCTTTTCGTGCGCCCAAGACAAGGCACGGATTATGTCTGGCTGGCGGCCGTGACGAAGTATATCATTGAACAGGGTTGGCATGACGAAGCGTTTATTCGGCAACACGTCAACGGCTATGAAGCGTATTTGGAGTTGTTGCAGCCATTCACACTCGATTTCGCCGAGAAGGAGACGGGCATCCCCAAAGAAACACTCATTCAGGTTGCCACGATGATTCATGAGGCGGATGGAACGGCAATTTGTTGGGGCATGGGCGTTACGCAAAACGTGGCGGGATCGCATACGTCAGGAGCGATTGCGAATCTGCTGCTCGTGACAGGCAACATGGCGCGCAAAGGCGCTGGCGCTTTTCCGCTGCGCGGACACAACAATGTCCAGGGCGCGAGTGACATGGGAACGATGCCGAATATTTTCCCGGGCTATCAGCCTGTCACAGATGGCGAAATCAGGGCGAAGTTTGAAAAAGCGTACGGGGTTTCGATCCAGGCGCAACCAGGGTATGACAACATTCAAATGCTAGAAGCGGTCGAGCGCGGCGAACTCAAAGGAATGTATATCGCCGGAGAAGACATGGCGTGGGTTGACGCGAACTCAAATCACACGCAAGAGATGCTTAAAAACATCGATTTTCTGGTCGTTCAGGAAATCTTCTTGACGACGACGGCGCAGTTTGCAGACGTGATTCTGCCAGGTGCGCCATCGCTTGAAAAGGATGGAACCTTCACCAACACGGAACGGCGCGTCCAGCGCCTGTATAAGGCGCTTGATCCATTGGGGGACAGCAAACCGGATTGGCAAATCTTCACCGAATTGGCAAAGCGCATGGGATTTGCTTGGAACTACTCGCATCCGCGCGAGATCTTCGCGGAAATGGCAAGCTTGACTCCGTTTTTCTCTGGATGCAATTATGATGTTTTGGAAGGTTGGAGCAGTTTTCACTGGGGATCGCCTGATGGAAAAGATACGCCTGTACTCTATCTGGACGGGTTCAATTTCCCTGACAAAAAGGCGCGTTTTGCATTGTTTGAGTATGTCGCACCTGTAGAGTTTCCCGAGGAGTTTGATTTGACGCTTGACAATGGGCGACTGCTTGAACAGTTTCATGAAGGGAACCTGACGGGCAGGGTGACAGGCATTCAGGCGAAGCTGCCGGAAGTTTTTGTGGAGATTTCGCAGGAACTGGCGAAGCAGCGCGGTGTTGAAACGGGAATGTTTGTGCGTCTTGAATCGCCGTATGGTGCGGTCAAATTAAAAGCGATCGTGACAGATCGCGTGCAAGGGCAGACGGTGTACATGCCGATGCACTCGTCGAGCCACGAAACAGCCGTGAATATGTTGACGGGGAGCATCTTTGATGTGAAGACGCACACGCCAGCCTACAAACAGACGAAGGTGCGAATGCAGGTGTTAAAAGCGAGAGGGGATAGTCCACTGCCCCGCACCAATCCGCGCAATGCTGTGCGAACGCCGCAGGTGGGGGTTCAGGTTGAGCGGAAATGGGCGCGCTCGGACTATCAGCCGATTGCGGATGTCAATGCACCAAACTCGTATAAGGGGGCGCGTTAAATGGCGGCGCCGATTCAGAAGATTGCTCGCACGGTTGATGGGGGACAGGTTACAGATGTTGACGCGCTTAAACCTCTGCTCGCTGTGGTGGCAGATCATCAGGATAGTCTTGAACAAGGATTGCATCTGCTTGGTGAGTTGAGTGACAGCGGCATTCTAGAAGCGTTGACAGCGATGGTTACTGCGAAAGAAAAAATTGCGAAGATCGCAGTTGAGCAGGCGTTGCGTCCGGAAGCTACGACGCTCATCAACAACATGATGAGCGCCTTGGGTGGATTGACAAAAATTGATCCTGAGATGACGGGTACCTTGCTAAACGGACTTGCGCAAGGATTGGAAGATGGAAGGAAATCTGTGCAAAATCAAAAAAAGGTTGGCTTGCTAGATCTCGGCAGGGCGTTAAACGACCCAGACATCAATCGAACCCTCA
Encoded here:
- a CDS encoding DsrE family protein, with the protein product MAKLAFWITAGPELEAKALSGIVLASRLKKNRGQDVEVYFFGPGVELVGKPSPKVAEALAMLRDAEVHGGYCPFNAEQFGVEEAVSGAGLHGEAAGEALIRLVEDGYQVVGY
- a CDS encoding DsbA family oxidoreductase; translation: MGNGIVEALKKEFEIEDEWVSYEIHPETPKEGVRLEERFSVASLEQMQRRLRESGRAFELSFGNLELLSNSRLALMASEYARDQGVFHDFHRRIFDAYFRACEDIGNMEVLLHIADQCGLMQNELQAALLDLRYMPRLEQALREGEQYGVTGTPTFIINDTYKVVGAQPFEVFRNALHKISEGHVE
- a CDS encoding ArsR/SmtB family transcription factor, which gives rise to MNNKVKDVFKALADPNRLKIVECLSSMCQSVNDIAEQAGLSQPLTSHHLKTLRSVGIVRLEGTYATTRFYCLTDETILEVIRLCRQFLLNREKA
- a CDS encoding class I SAM-dependent methyltransferase, with protein sequence MLMDHSLLNEQQTHWEQSFAKNSEMFGEQPSLAALRATEILKARGGKDILELGAGQGRDTLHFARNGVHVHVLEYTREGVEHIEKKAEEYGLNDMITVTQHDVREPFPLPENSLDGCYSHMLYCMALTSEELVKLNHHVHNVIRPGAYNLYTVRHKGDVHYGKGIHRGEDLYEMGGFIVHFFDRVKVENLTDGYRLVDVHEFEEGGLPRRLYQVTLEKLA
- a CDS encoding trigger factor, with product MSRIKEVQQNVEEYYSQIDWEPVIERTWVESYLNVLHFNKRTDEQIDAWEDIHALISYIDRTTYSSVSDLLWWDYSVALEWINDHIWMPDRFDLTLENARRMLGRWLDFYSYLFKAWDSKIDLSPIEYAYFKICSGSKLKLVKKIPYTGDEFWLGTTRVGSDLIVDFTMAEFWLILAYHKLGESWDKLEEELKGVPSVREKRKRLSLLWEKLELAGYRQNPIDLVRGHVKFGDLEDAEKWFYWKRIPQQ
- the htpG gene encoding molecular chaperone HtpG, translating into MQKTEFKAESKRLLEMMIHSIYSNREIFLRELISNASDAIDKIYYKALTDSNLTFEKGNYYIKIGVDKPTRTLSILDTGIGMTREELENNLGVIAQSGSLSFKRENEAKDGHDIIGQFGVGFYSAFMVADEVTVITRALGSDTAYVWKSSGADGYTIEPGQKDAVGTEILLKIKERTEDDNFDEYLDEYRLRSIIKKYSDFIRYPIKMDVTRQRPKEGSEGEFEDYTEEQTINSMVPIWRKNKNELTNEDYEAFYMEKHYGFDKPIKHMHIRVDGAVSYNAILYLPETTPFDFYTKEYEKGLELYSNGVLIMSKCPDLLPDYYRFVKGMVDSEDLSLNISREILQQDRQLQLIAKNIKNKITSQLQNMLNDEREKYEVFYKAFGTQLKYGVYSDYGSNKDTLQDLLLFYSLKEKKMITLDEYVSSMPEGQKYIYYATGETYERIEKLPQTELVVDKGYDILCFIEEIDEFAIKMLMNYKEKEFKSVASGDLGIEADEDKEQTEQEAQENKALFDEMKKILGDKVKEVRISKRLKNHPVCLTADGDLTIEMEKVLNAMPNSQQVKAEKVLEINSNHSVFQSLRAALEQDQEKLSLYTNLLYHQALLIEGLPIQDPVDFTNDICKIMV
- a CDS encoding SEC-C metal-binding domain-containing protein; protein product: MKSFSDVKPFILHADEMVQRFSVQYFDEAKYWGEDLLPLILQAVNTALADARRLLLAISRNFLQSEMTLKEMMSMIDHYPKEQYLIKRSMLNAPAPLLGRFEQNSDLAWSPSEYKMLEQRVHLAELDTDRLFKRLLEYSEEGRGRYANEFDYDFGLYLSRELANRPDLSKRVIRQYLEVDYPEDYDGYDDIYACELAGLLRMEEYIPQLIKYLHSDADLLLEKAAVALTRIGTLDVIRAIQREFQSADWSFRLFAGGVLGTIKHPVAEQTMLQLIQSESDDSIRTILAANLCNILSVEGIPIIKQVIADGYDEMMLDLREPLYCSTVINGIVLPEGEAWHRELLENERAFRERVAAESVLSMSGTKSKPMIKVKVGRNEPCPCGSGKKYKKCCGFGA
- a CDS encoding DUF2294 domain-containing protein encodes the protein MAHQVSNFVREVRKQHVGKGPEHITTRFLDAWAICELKGNLTTVERFAVNTEEGRRMVRELRTTYIKKVYEDAATRSEIERIVGAKLVTLLSDFDVELDLAVTVFVFDRPLLVVGSDEV
- the fdhF gene encoding formate dehydrogenase subunit alpha — its product is MGDVQFNLDGELRQAQEGMRILDYLIDQGIEHPHICYSEVLGPIQSCDTCMCEVDGQTVRACATVLKNGMTVRLASAQAKEAQRDAMDRILENHLLYCTVCDNNNGNCRVHNTAEMLDVSHQTRPFRSKGYDVDMSNPFYRYDPDQCILCGRCVEACQDLQVNETLSISWEDDMPRVLWDGGKPINDSSCVSCGHCVTVCPCNALMEKSMLGEAGYMTGMSDDLLKPMIQLVKEVEPDYKTIFAVSEVEAAMRETRTKKTKTVCTFCGVGCSFEVWTKGREILKIEPVEQAPVNSISTCIKGKFGWDFVNSRQRLTSPLIRKGDEFVEASWDEALDLVAAKMGQIRDTHGSNALGFISSSKMTNEENYLMQKLARQVFGTNNVDNCSRYCQSPASWGLQQTGGIGGDSGTIQDIADAGLVILVGCSPAEGHPVLATRIKRAHKLHGQKLVTFDLRKHEMAERSDLFVRPRQGTDYVWLAAVTKYIIEQGWHDEAFIRQHVNGYEAYLELLQPFTLDFAEKETGIPKETLIQVATMIHEADGTAICWGMGVTQNVAGSHTSGAIANLLLVTGNMARKGAGAFPLRGHNNVQGASDMGTMPNIFPGYQPVTDGEIRAKFEKAYGVSIQAQPGYDNIQMLEAVERGELKGMYIAGEDMAWVDANSNHTQEMLKNIDFLVVQEIFLTTTAQFADVILPGAPSLEKDGTFTNTERRVQRLYKALDPLGDSKPDWQIFTELAKRMGFAWNYSHPREIFAEMASLTPFFSGCNYDVLEGWSSFHWGSPDGKDTPVLYLDGFNFPDKKARFALFEYVAPVEFPEEFDLTLDNGRLLEQFHEGNLTGRVTGIQAKLPEVFVEISQELAKQRGVETGMFVRLESPYGAVKLKAIVTDRVQGQTVYMPMHSSSHETAVNMLTGSIFDVKTHTPAYKQTKVRMQVLKARGDSPLPRTNPRNAVRTPQVGVQVERKWARSDYQPIADVNAPNSYKGAR
- a CDS encoding DUF1641 domain-containing protein, encoding MAAPIQKIARTVDGGQVTDVDALKPLLAVVADHQDSLEQGLHLLGELSDSGILEALTAMVTAKEKIAKIAVEQALRPEATTLINNMMSALGGLTKIDPEMTGTLLNGLAQGLEDGRKSVQNQKKVGLLDLGRALNDPDINRTLKFAMGFLKGFGKSMMD